In Planctomycetia bacterium, one DNA window encodes the following:
- a CDS encoding glycosyltransferase family 1 protein: MGVHNSVIDAMGDSGGDRQPGRSITERENLARAQNMRESTTGAHRVTPPLQASVTVRSQEYALLNEALAALPAQPDAVHQAVLSFARIGLYGPVRDLITDARWGLLRRDEYRALLKRLEHAPTGRIEWSSLTRRFENNSRRLLTARPHLAAWEQNWRKLPERAALYRSLDGNHHLLMRGEDGVPHGRAPLLDVRGVLDGLKLPHGAHAHTCPPYALCDDRFGALLSRVFDLTRRMLHGFAPRLYALEHDEEALGAALYLLEDIEPLCHERVELLIGPDCVERLQALLDAAPERDLPRHVLGFPATGDLQARVLAAVENLTARRAAAATSHMGAARQWYANHTTLYWSERFARPRREPLRVLGLTSRFTTVLQYAMRDLRAAFERRGHRFHTLIEPTDHDLLTPLEVTRTINEFRPDLVIAIDHTRAGQNGLIPDRVPFVCWVQDLLPHLMTPRAGESMNDLEFFIAPELHQFVTTYRYPAERGLAWTLATDAALYSADPLPEIDLAPHRCDVSYVSNQSQTPEAFVADYLARSMNHDKGRVLCEWLWRRIESQVRGGASPPSATLLLPEAREATGIAPSDAAAADLLSRTFIHPLSELIFRQSTLEWVAAYCEQTGRTLRLYGLGWESHPRLGRYACGVARNGVMLRAVYQASRVNLQVIGSGAVHQRLLDGLAAGGFFLIRSCPLDHLHEPVTALLDEVDRLGLSGDATFSPSDHPVLAAALATTRYLRGLAPLPPGGDSKPPDVMRITSDELAYYRDLASSGYRRVAGAVFADYASVSFSSREELRARLDRYLECPQSRAPVAARMREVVLQRFTYDSLIDALLDKLARHFRTD; encoded by the coding sequence GTGGGTGTTCATAATAGCGTTATCGACGCGATGGGGGATTCCGGCGGCGATCGGCAGCCGGGTCGGTCGATAACAGAACGTGAGAATCTCGCGCGGGCGCAGAACATGCGCGAATCGACCACCGGAGCCCACCGTGTGACACCGCCGCTTCAAGCTTCTGTGACGGTACGAAGTCAGGAATACGCCCTGCTGAACGAGGCGCTGGCGGCGCTGCCGGCGCAGCCCGACGCAGTGCATCAGGCAGTGTTATCGTTCGCCCGGATCGGGCTTTACGGCCCGGTCCGCGACCTGATCACCGACGCACGATGGGGCTTGTTGCGGCGCGACGAGTATCGCGCCTTGTTGAAGCGGCTCGAACATGCACCGACCGGCCGCATCGAATGGAGCAGCCTGACGCGACGGTTTGAGAACAACAGCCGCAGACTTCTGACCGCACGTCCACACCTGGCTGCCTGGGAGCAGAATTGGCGCAAACTACCCGAGCGAGCGGCGTTGTATCGCTCGCTGGATGGGAATCACCATTTGCTGATGCGCGGCGAAGACGGCGTCCCGCACGGCCGGGCGCCGCTGCTGGACGTGCGCGGGGTGCTGGATGGTTTGAAACTGCCGCATGGAGCGCACGCGCACACCTGCCCGCCCTATGCGCTGTGTGATGATCGGTTCGGTGCGTTGCTGTCACGCGTTTTCGATCTGACGCGTCGGATGCTTCACGGGTTCGCGCCGCGCTTGTACGCCCTCGAGCACGACGAGGAGGCGCTGGGCGCCGCGTTGTATCTTCTTGAGGACATCGAGCCGCTTTGCCACGAACGCGTCGAGCTGCTGATCGGGCCGGATTGCGTCGAGCGATTGCAGGCACTGCTCGACGCCGCGCCCGAGCGTGATCTGCCGCGACACGTCCTGGGATTTCCCGCGACGGGTGATTTGCAAGCGCGCGTGCTGGCTGCCGTGGAGAATCTCACCGCGCGCCGCGCGGCCGCTGCCACGTCGCACATGGGCGCCGCGCGACAGTGGTATGCCAACCATACGACACTCTACTGGAGCGAGCGCTTCGCCCGCCCACGGCGTGAGCCGCTGCGCGTCCTGGGCCTGACCAGCCGCTTCACGACCGTGCTGCAATACGCCATGCGCGATCTCCGCGCGGCCTTCGAGCGCAGGGGGCATCGGTTTCACACCCTCATCGAGCCGACCGATCACGACCTGCTGACCCCGCTCGAAGTGACGCGAACGATCAATGAATTCCGGCCTGATCTCGTCATCGCCATCGACCATACCCGCGCTGGGCAGAACGGCCTCATCCCGGATCGCGTGCCGTTTGTCTGCTGGGTGCAGGATCTGCTGCCGCACTTGATGACGCCGCGCGCCGGTGAATCGATGAACGATCTGGAGTTCTTCATCGCGCCCGAGTTGCACCAGTTTGTTACGACGTATCGCTATCCGGCGGAGCGCGGCCTGGCCTGGACGCTGGCAACGGATGCGGCGTTGTATTCGGCCGATCCGCTGCCCGAGATCGATCTCGCTCCGCACCGCTGCGACGTGTCGTATGTGTCCAATCAATCGCAGACGCCGGAGGCGTTTGTCGCCGACTACCTCGCGCGCTCGATGAATCACGACAAGGGGCGCGTATTGTGCGAATGGCTGTGGCGGCGTATTGAGTCGCAGGTGCGCGGCGGAGCATCCCCTCCTTCGGCGACGCTCCTGCTGCCCGAAGCGCGCGAGGCGACGGGAATCGCGCCGAGCGACGCGGCGGCGGCAGATCTGCTGTCGCGCACGTTCATTCATCCGCTAAGCGAACTCATTTTCCGGCAATCGACGCTCGAGTGGGTCGCGGCGTATTGCGAGCAAACCGGGCGAACGCTGCGTCTGTACGGACTGGGTTGGGAATCCCATCCGCGATTGGGTCGTTACGCCTGCGGCGTCGCACGGAACGGTGTAATGCTGCGCGCGGTGTACCAGGCATCGCGCGTCAATCTCCAGGTAATCGGCTCCGGCGCGGTGCATCAGCGTCTGCTCGACGGATTGGCCGCCGGGGGATTCTTCCTGATTCGTTCTTGCCCGCTGGATCACCTGCATGAACCGGTGACGGCGTTGCTCGACGAAGTAGATCGCCTGGGTCTATCAGGTGATGCAACGTTCTCGCCATCGGATCATCCGGTACTTGCTGCGGCCCTCGCCACAACGCGGTATTTGCGCGGCCTGGCGCCGCTTCCCCCGGGCGGCGATTCCAAACCGCCGGACGTTATGCGAATCACGTCGGACGAGTTGGCCTACTATCGCGATTTGGCCTCGTCGGGCTACCGCCGGGTGGCGGGCGCAGTTTTTGCGGATTACGCGTCGGTGAGTTTTTCCAGCCGCGAGGAACTGCGCGCGCGGCTGGATCGCTATCTGGAATGCCCGCAGTCCCGCGCGCCGGTCGCGGCGCGCATGCGCGAGGTTGTCTTGCAGCGCTTCACCTACGACAGTCTGATTGATGCATTACTAGACAAGCTCGCGCGGCATTTTCGCACGGATTGA
- a CDS encoding acylneuraminate cytidylyltransferase family protein — protein MMTGKVLGLVTARGGSKGLIDKNIRPLAGRPLIAWTLAAAHESTGSGPGCLDRVVVSTDSERIADICRQHGAETPFCRPADLARDDSPHIDVVLHALEWLRRHESYVPEWVMLLQPTSPFRTAADIRESIELANSRGAPAVVSVCETHAHPYLARSLGSDGAMTAFIQCPIGYARRQDLPAAYALNGAIYLVRREILCSKKTLEPPGAIGYVMPPDRSHQIDTAWDLRIAEFIARDRMGADEEAYVGAGRGVVEPPRRISEK, from the coding sequence ATGATGACGGGAAAAGTTCTGGGGCTGGTGACGGCGCGGGGCGGTTCCAAGGGGCTGATCGACAAGAACATTCGGCCGCTGGCGGGCAGGCCGCTGATCGCATGGACGCTGGCGGCGGCGCACGAATCGACGGGGAGCGGTCCCGGATGCCTGGACCGCGTCGTCGTTTCCACGGACAGCGAGCGGATCGCTGACATCTGTCGTCAACACGGCGCGGAAACGCCGTTCTGCCGACCGGCGGACCTGGCGCGCGACGATTCCCCTCACATCGACGTCGTGCTGCACGCCCTGGAATGGCTGCGCCGGCACGAGAGTTATGTTCCGGAATGGGTCATGCTGCTTCAGCCCACGTCGCCCTTCCGCACGGCTGCGGACATTCGTGAGTCGATTGAACTCGCGAACTCGCGCGGCGCGCCGGCCGTGGTCAGTGTGTGCGAGACGCATGCGCATCCGTACCTGGCGCGATCGCTGGGATCCGACGGGGCGATGACGGCCTTCATTCAGTGCCCGATCGGGTACGCACGGCGACAGGACCTGCCGGCGGCTTATGCCCTCAACGGCGCGATTTACCTCGTACGCCGCGAGATACTTTGCAGCAAGAAGACACTCGAACCACCGGGCGCGATCGGTTACGTCATGCCGCCGGATCGGTCGCATCAGATCGATACGGCGTGGGACCTGCGGATCGCGGAATTCATCGCGCGTGACCGGATGGGAGCCGACGAGGAAGCGTACGTCGGAGCGGGACGCGGCGTGGTCGAACCGCCGCGACGCATTTCAGAAAAGTAA
- a CDS encoding sulfotransferase domain-containing protein, with amino-acid sequence MTTYQPMFRDGSLGLAVQPTILIYALWRSGTHWLSEMVSDLTGLPSFYHAGDGASYADETLAQINHYRENTVLIRHLCTSPDRLLRHTEALGIPVILLFRDPRDVIASQVSMRKHREGYRPGLPPFPDMPLDAILDWELAQHSDVYQRLLPRWANAAHPMLLTVRYEDLLRDVLRELARVAVFLNMEISPSEIRRIAARHVLPGLMPAAADGRPAESARRGAIGDHRHQFTLAQQRRLTRFLWDALVTLGYECESKDQDAG; translated from the coding sequence GTGACGACCTACCAACCGATGTTTCGCGATGGCAGCCTGGGACTGGCCGTGCAGCCCACGATCCTGATCTACGCGCTGTGGCGTTCGGGCACGCACTGGTTGAGCGAGATGGTGTCGGACCTGACCGGTCTGCCGAGCTTCTACCACGCCGGCGATGGCGCCTCTTACGCCGACGAGACGCTCGCGCAGATCAATCACTATCGCGAGAACACGGTGCTGATTCGCCACCTTTGCACGTCGCCGGATCGGCTGCTGCGGCACACCGAGGCGCTGGGGATCCCGGTGATCCTGCTTTTTCGCGACCCGCGTGACGTCATTGCGTCACAAGTCAGCATGCGAAAACACCGCGAGGGCTACCGGCCGGGACTGCCGCCCTTTCCCGACATGCCGCTCGACGCAATTCTAGACTGGGAATTGGCACAACACAGCGACGTGTACCAACGGCTGCTGCCGCGCTGGGCCAACGCGGCGCATCCGATGCTGCTGACGGTGCGCTATGAAGATCTCCTGCGTGACGTTCTGCGCGAGCTGGCGCGCGTCGCGGTGTTCCTGAACATGGAGATTTCACCGAGCGAGATTCGCCGCATCGCCGCGCGGCACGTCCTGCCGGGCCTGATGCCGGCTGCCGCCGACGGCCGCCCCGCTGAATCGGCTCGCCGCGGCGCAATCGGCGACCATCGACACCAATTTACGCTCGCCCAGCAGCGACGACTGACCCGCTTCCTGTGGGACGCGCTGGTGACGCTTGGTTACGAATGCGAGTCCAAGGATCAAGACGCAGGCTGA
- a CDS encoding FkbM family methyltransferase — protein sequence MSFSKVAAELNRLRRASVPSPGRACGRTMRFDKPLPPVATDSESSAGNDATQVVHFDGLTIHYADRPSLETQVKDILEQRIYDFTPRRSDPFIVDGGASIGVAALTWKRALPAARVVCFEPDPLALALLRRNLAANGHDDVRIVEAGLSDRDGTAAFRSDGADGGRLTTDPTTRRSGTAAITTTRLSRFIDGPVDLLKLNVEGQELPVLRELEAASKLQYVERIILEYHGWPDSPQGLGQILDMLARHGFRYLVHDFDRATNPASKPPFRLRRAPWFCLVYAERTNEPSPRRSVQFGDLRRVTPISRVFGLDRGTPIDRCYIERFLASQAGDIRGCVLEVADDAYTRRFGGERVTQREILFAPPGHRRATYIADLGAPRALPADAFDCMILTQTLHCIYGIKTAVENCRRALRPGGVLLATLPGISQISRYDMDRWGDFWRLTTASARRLFAEAFGASRVQLGAYGNALAATAFLHGLCAEELEPFELDHVDPDYELLITVRAEKGA from the coding sequence ATGTCATTTTCGAAGGTGGCCGCGGAATTGAATCGACTGCGCCGGGCGAGCGTCCCGTCGCCCGGGCGCGCGTGCGGTCGCACCATGCGGTTTGACAAGCCGCTGCCGCCGGTGGCGACCGATTCCGAATCCAGCGCCGGCAACGACGCAACGCAAGTCGTCCATTTCGACGGCCTCACGATCCACTACGCCGACCGGCCCTCACTTGAGACGCAGGTGAAAGACATCCTCGAACAACGAATCTACGACTTCACGCCGCGCCGGTCCGATCCGTTCATCGTCGACGGCGGCGCGTCGATCGGCGTGGCGGCGCTCACGTGGAAGCGCGCGTTGCCGGCAGCGCGCGTCGTCTGCTTCGAGCCGGACCCGCTGGCGCTCGCCCTGCTGCGGCGCAACCTCGCGGCGAACGGCCACGACGATGTCAGGATCGTCGAAGCGGGATTGTCGGATCGCGACGGGACGGCCGCGTTTCGATCCGATGGCGCCGACGGCGGCCGATTGACGACCGATCCCACGACGCGGCGCTCTGGCACCGCCGCCATCACGACGACGCGTTTAAGCCGGTTCATCGACGGGCCGGTCGATCTACTCAAGCTGAACGTGGAGGGTCAGGAGTTGCCCGTGCTGCGTGAACTGGAGGCCGCGTCGAAACTGCAATACGTCGAACGCATTATTCTCGAGTACCACGGCTGGCCCGATTCGCCGCAGGGGCTGGGGCAGATTCTCGACATGCTGGCGCGGCACGGATTCCGTTATTTGGTTCACGATTTCGATCGTGCGACCAATCCCGCGTCGAAGCCACCGTTTCGCCTTCGCCGCGCGCCGTGGTTCTGCCTCGTGTACGCCGAGCGAACGAATGAGCCATCGCCGCGACGAAGCGTGCAATTCGGCGATCTGCGTCGCGTCACGCCGATCAGCCGGGTCTTCGGACTGGATCGCGGCACGCCGATTGATCGCTGCTACATCGAGCGGTTTCTCGCGTCGCAGGCGGGGGACATTCGCGGCTGCGTGCTGGAGGTCGCCGACGACGCCTACACGCGACGCTTCGGCGGCGAGCGCGTCACGCAGCGCGAGATTCTCTTCGCGCCGCCGGGACATCGCCGCGCGACGTACATCGCCGATCTCGGCGCGCCGCGCGCGCTGCCGGCCGACGCGTTTGACTGCATGATCCTGACGCAGACGCTGCACTGCATCTACGGTATCAAGACCGCCGTCGAGAACTGCCGCCGGGCGCTGCGGCCCGGCGGGGTCCTGCTCGCCACCCTGCCCGGCATCAGCCAGATCAGCCGCTACGACATGGACCGCTGGGGCGATTTCTGGCGGCTCACCACCGCTTCGGCCCGGCGGCTCTTCGCGGAAGCCTTCGGCGCATCGCGCGTGCAGCTAGGTGCGTACGGCAATGCCCTTGCGGCGACGGCCTTTCTGCACGGCCTGTGCGCCGAGGAACTCGAGCCGTTTGAACTCGATCACGTGGATCCAGACTACGAATTGCTGATTACCGTCCGTGCCGAGAAGGGGGCCTGA
- a CDS encoding polysaccharide deacetylase family protein has translation MAIVLLYHRVAKLAVDPQRLAVTPERFDEQLTALRRIARIVPLDELVRGVRDGVVPDRAVAITFDDGYADNLTHAAPLLQKHDAPATVFVTARGERVRHEFWWDDLERLFLHDAPLPTALSLRVDGHEHTWSLPDINQSPRVDPAWNVLCDRPPRPREAIYLFLSKLLRPLCEVRRRAALDSLAAWAHLPVTGRPSHTTLTDAQLKQLAASGLIEIGAHTVTHPVLANRSRDEQRFELEESRRRLEAIIGRPVTTFAYPFGCREDFNEVTVALSREAGYACACANTGREPSPRSIVTASSDLHRLPRAIVRNVSGDELTRQLTQVWDLPPIDSVRNTTRSEARTSALRDRKSSRFESRCAAP, from the coding sequence ATGGCCATCGTGCTGCTTTATCACCGGGTGGCGAAGCTGGCGGTCGATCCGCAACGGCTCGCGGTGACGCCCGAGCGATTTGACGAGCAGTTGACCGCGCTGCGCCGCATCGCGCGAATCGTGCCGCTGGATGAACTGGTTCGTGGCGTGCGCGATGGAGTCGTTCCGGATCGCGCCGTGGCGATCACGTTCGATGACGGTTATGCCGATAATCTGACACACGCCGCGCCGTTGCTACAAAAGCACGATGCCCCCGCGACCGTCTTCGTGACCGCGCGCGGAGAGCGGGTGCGGCACGAATTCTGGTGGGACGATCTCGAACGCCTGTTCCTGCATGACGCGCCGTTGCCGACCGCGCTCTCGCTCCGCGTCGACGGCCACGAACACACCTGGTCTTTGCCCGACATCAATCAATCGCCACGGGTCGATCCGGCGTGGAATGTCCTGTGTGACCGCCCGCCGAGACCGCGCGAGGCGATCTATCTGTTCCTGTCGAAGTTGTTGCGACCGCTTTGCGAAGTGCGCCGCCGGGCAGCACTGGATTCGCTTGCGGCGTGGGCACATCTGCCCGTCACAGGCCGGCCCAGCCATACCACCCTGACCGATGCCCAACTCAAACAATTGGCCGCGAGCGGCCTCATTGAAATCGGCGCGCACACGGTGACGCATCCAGTGCTTGCGAATCGGTCGCGCGATGAGCAACGATTCGAACTGGAAGAAAGTCGCCGGAGACTGGAAGCGATCATCGGCCGTCCGGTCACAACGTTCGCCTATCCGTTTGGCTGCCGAGAGGATTTCAACGAGGTGACGGTCGCCTTGTCGCGCGAGGCGGGATACGCCTGCGCCTGCGCGAACACGGGGCGCGAGCCATCCCCTCGTTCGATCGTCACAGCCTCAAGCGACTTGCATCGGCTGCCGCGTGCCATCGTGCGAAACGTCAGCGGCGATGAACTCACGCGACAACTGACGCAAGTTTGGGATCTGCCGCCGATCGACTCGGTGCGAAACACAACTCGTTCCGAGGCTCGCACAAGCGCCTTGCGCGATCGAAAGTCGTCGCGTTTCGAATCACGCTGCGCTGCGCCGTAA
- a CDS encoding glycosyltransferase, which yields MNQRSRDILQISTADRLGGAERIALNLHRAYRAAGRGATLAVGRRYTDESGVMEIRHDVAGSVWRRTMWRLHHTMQPYYGRSLIARRLARASHQLAAPQGRRDDATGLENFDYPGIWNLLNRLPAPPDVIQLHNLHGGYFDLRALPMLASRAPLVLTLHDAWLLAGHCAHSLGCDRWQTGCGACPDLTIYPAIRRDATADNWRRKRDIFSQCKLNLATPSRWLMRQVERSMLWPAISEARVIPNGVDTDVFTPGDRAAARTALGLPHDAHVLLFAGLGATTNRFKDVAMLRAAAERLAAMRAATAKEGIVASSPRAILFIVLGERGTLKPIAGATVQCVPPEHDPGRVAKWYRAADLYVHAAHADTFPNTVLEAQACGTPVVATAVGGIVEQVESLTVLPGIVGSPAERATGLLTPPGDAEAMARGIKKLLTDDVLRRRLAANGVKQVASRYRLVDQVHHYLDWFDALATGPWHHATRPLGAIARRNQARSPA from the coding sequence ATGAACCAACGATCGCGGGATATCCTGCAAATCAGCACCGCCGACCGGCTCGGCGGGGCGGAGCGCATCGCGCTGAACCTGCATCGCGCCTATCGAGCGGCGGGTCGCGGCGCGACGCTGGCCGTTGGGCGGCGATACACCGACGAATCCGGCGTGATGGAAATTCGTCATGATGTCGCCGGTTCGGTGTGGCGACGAACGATGTGGCGGCTTCATCACACGATGCAGCCGTACTATGGCCGGTCCCTGATCGCGCGGCGACTCGCGCGCGCGTCGCACCAACTGGCTGCGCCGCAGGGCCGGCGCGACGACGCAACGGGCCTGGAGAACTTCGATTACCCGGGAATCTGGAATCTGTTGAATCGTCTGCCCGCGCCGCCGGACGTGATTCAATTGCACAACCTGCATGGAGGCTATTTCGACCTTCGCGCGCTGCCGATGCTTGCTTCCCGCGCGCCGCTCGTGCTCACGCTGCACGATGCGTGGCTGCTGGCCGGGCATTGCGCGCATTCGCTTGGTTGCGATCGCTGGCAGACCGGCTGCGGCGCCTGCCCCGATCTGACGATCTACCCGGCGATCCGGCGCGACGCCACGGCCGACAACTGGCGGCGGAAGCGTGACATCTTTTCGCAGTGCAAATTGAATCTTGCAACGCCGTCGCGCTGGTTGATGCGGCAGGTCGAGCGATCGATGCTGTGGCCGGCCATCTCCGAGGCGAGGGTGATTCCCAACGGTGTGGATACCGACGTGTTCACACCCGGCGACCGCGCGGCCGCGCGGACGGCGCTAGGCCTGCCGCATGACGCCCACGTGTTGCTCTTTGCGGGGCTGGGCGCGACGACCAATCGCTTCAAGGATGTCGCGATGCTGCGGGCGGCGGCGGAAAGGCTTGCCGCGATGCGAGCGGCCACCGCGAAGGAGGGGATCGTTGCGTCCTCGCCGCGGGCGATCCTGTTCATCGTCCTCGGCGAGCGAGGCACACTCAAGCCGATCGCAGGCGCAACGGTTCAGTGCGTCCCACCGGAGCATGATCCCGGCCGCGTTGCAAAGTGGTATCGCGCGGCGGACTTGTATGTTCACGCCGCGCACGCCGATACGTTTCCAAATACCGTACTGGAGGCGCAGGCCTGCGGAACGCCGGTTGTCGCGACCGCCGTTGGGGGGATTGTTGAGCAGGTGGAGTCGCTCACGGTTCTGCCGGGCATCGTGGGCAGCCCGGCGGAGCGCGCGACGGGGCTGCTGACGCCGCCGGGGGATGCTGAAGCAATGGCTCGAGGAATAAAAAAACTGCTAACCGACGACGTGCTTCGCCGCCGGTTAGCAGCCAATGGTGTGAAACAAGTCGCCTCGCGCTACCGGCTGGTCGACCAAGTCCATCATTACCTGGACTGGTTCGACGCGCTGGCAACCGGGCCATGGCACCACGCGACCCGCCCGCTCGGAGCGATCGCGCGTCGGAATCAGGCGAGATCCCCTGCCTGA
- a CDS encoding BlaI/MecI/CopY family transcriptional regulator, whose translation MARKKSSNAKGTLPPAELDVLACIWKQGPTTARQIRQMMLKYRPMAHGSVVTLLTRLEHKNYVTREKGPVGKAFIYKCKDKPEVVHKKLVKDMLTRVFNGNVNAMINTVRSAAR comes from the coding sequence ATGGCTAGGAAGAAATCTTCGAACGCAAAGGGAACGTTGCCGCCTGCCGAGCTGGACGTGCTGGCCTGCATCTGGAAGCAAGGTCCGACGACGGCGCGCCAGATCCGCCAGATGATGCTCAAGTATCGCCCGATGGCGCACGGTTCGGTTGTGACGCTGCTGACGCGCCTCGAGCACAAGAACTACGTCACCCGCGAGAAGGGCCCCGTCGGCAAGGCCTTCATCTACAAGTGCAAGGACAAGCCCGAAGTCGTCCACAAGAAGCTCGTCAAGGACATGCTGACCCGCGTCTTCAACGGCAACGTGAACGCGATGATCAACACCGTCCGCAGCGCCGCCCGCTAA
- a CDS encoding peptide chain release factor-like protein, translating into MTRSHRNAILTASDAQLLAQCEVDTYRASGPGGQKRNKTSSAVRLRHLETGQLVIAEESRSQHDNKARALRRLRLALALRLRCEISTDNASDHVKSFLTAAGRIEINPRNDQYALVVADVLDFVAEASGQVREAARQLGMTTSQLSRFLASDGKILHAVNELRKKAGLSPLKPPAD; encoded by the coding sequence ATGACACGATCACACCGAAACGCAATCCTTACGGCGAGCGACGCACAATTACTGGCTCAATGCGAGGTCGATACCTATCGCGCCAGCGGACCGGGCGGACAAAAACGCAACAAGACCAGCTCGGCCGTCAGGCTCCGACACCTCGAAACTGGTCAATTGGTCATCGCCGAGGAAAGCCGCTCCCAGCACGACAATAAAGCTCGTGCATTACGAAGGTTAAGACTCGCACTGGCGCTCCGACTGCGTTGTGAAATATCGACCGATAACGCGTCGGATCATGTCAAATCGTTCCTGACTGCGGCCGGGCGAATCGAAATCAACCCGCGAAACGATCAATATGCCCTTGTTGTAGCCGATGTGCTCGATTTCGTAGCAGAAGCCAGCGGCCAGGTGCGCGAAGCAGCCCGGCAACTGGGGATGACAACCAGTCAGTTGTCGCGGTTTCTGGCCTCGGACGGGAAAATCCTGCACGCGGTGAACGAGCTTCGAAAGAAAGCCGGTCTGTCGCCGCTAAAACCTCCTGCGGATTAA